The Lycium barbarum isolate Lr01 chromosome 4, ASM1917538v2, whole genome shotgun sequence nucleotide sequence TTTTCAATATTCTGGACATGATGTAAAGGATTAATAATCTTATTGTTATAAGACGACCCAGATTCCACTGTTGAATTATCATGATTTATATATAATGACGACGAATTATCGTTCCTCTTAGTATTAATATTCCATCCATTAATCAACCCTTGTGTTGTTGCTTCATACACCATGCCATTATTATTAATATTGTTATTACTTCCTTGGCTATGAACTTGTAGAATTTGTTGATATTGGCTTTTGTACAACTTGAGTTCCTCATGAACCCTTTTGTACTCTCCATACGGGCCTAAAACCGGGTCTTTTTGCCTGCAAAACGCTTCCCATATGAGCGATTCAACAGCCCTTCTCCGAACATCTTCCTTTAGATTTTTCACTATTTTTACGATGTTACTGACCCCAAACACCTTATGTACCGCCTTGAATTCTCGAATGTTTTCAGCTGGGAAATAAGGAGCTAATACGCACTTTTCTGTGCACTTCTTCCTTTGATGTTTGCATGATGCGCATGCAGCTGTTCCACTAGGCTTTTGCATCTTTATACTGAGCGAATTCAATACAAAAGAgagtaattatatttttttttgttactatGATTTATTATATAAACCAATGGAAAGAGGATATGCTGGAAAGTAATACAAAAGGGTTTTGAAGAGTACTTATATACGTAAATTGTTGTAAGGTGCAAGAAGAAAATGTACCTATAGTCAAGAGCACGAAAAGATGGCCATAATAAAAGAATAGAATAAAAAGGACAATAGGTTGATATATAGGGTTGTATATTGGTAAATCACATGGATAGTGAGTGCCCACCAAGTTAATTATTTGAAAATTTGCTGACAAATCTTGgttatattaataaattattttataaacAAGATTCCTAGTTAGAAGTTCTCATTTGCATGAGAGCTGCCAACCGCATGAATTTTTTTAACATAGTATAGTAATATAGCAGTTCCGAGTGGGCTTAGTACAGAGGTTAAAAACATCAACTATATCTCATTCAAATATTCAATAATCATTTGGAATTTAAATACTTTATTACCACTTCTATTTGTGGAAAAAATAAAATGGTAAACTTCATATTAATAATGTCAACCTCTGGTTTTAATTTTATGGGTGTTTTTCCGTTACACACTGGTGTTAATAACTCTCTTCGCTCTTTGTCTCACATTGAAACACACATTAAAAAGTCCATTGTCTCACATTGCAACACACATTAAAGAGTCCATACCGCACACCAATACTTCCATACCACTTCTAttcgtggaaaaaaaaaaaaaaaaggtaaacttCATTGAAATCAATAACGAATTAAGATACAAGTCGTAGGTTAAATGAAACCATACGGATTAAATGAAAAGTTCTAACATGAGAAAAGAGACAAACCTCTATTCTctttacaatttttttaaatCCTACTTATTAACTACAATTGAGATCATAAGAGATTTAGCAAAGGTCACTCGTTTCATTTTTCTACATGAACCAACGTGGTATTGGATGGAGCTATGTAGAGTCAAGGTGTTCAATTAAATTCTCTCTTGGAAAACTATAATGTGCAAATACAttagaaatgattttttttttttgtaatatatatAAATTGTAGAATCCTCTTGACATAAGAGAAGATTCTAGTGTAGTATAAAAggtgttcaaaaattattttaggtTACGGATTTAAGTTCAAGTGTGATATTCTAGTATAATTTTTATCCCCTGCATAAATTCCTGGCTAAGCATTTTGTtacatcctttttttttcttgctcaTTGAAGAATCCAAGTTCAAATATTGATATATGTTGTCTTTAATTTCTTCTTCTAATCAACTTCTTTTTCCACATTTGCAATTGACAAATAGCCATATTCATCTTGTAATTGTTCAACGTCGTCAGAGTGATCATCTTATGAAAAGTTAGTGTCAGCGCACGGCCCTTTTATTCCATAAGGTTGTTATATTCCTAGAGTACAGACACTAGAAACAAAAGAGGTAGGCTAACTATCGAGATATTTCAGAGGTAGTGCACGGATTTCCTTTGAAGACAATATCGCCAACATCAATAGACAAAGACAATAGGAATATGGGTGTTGGGATGAATTTGGAGCGTCAAAATGAATGGAATTAATAAAGAAAAGTTACAAATTTGGTCGCTGGTAAAAAATAATTACAACCGCTAGTCGatgtacaaaaaatatacattagttatgtataaaatatatacATTAATATCCAACAATATACGTCTTTCGGCTATTATTTTAGTGGACGGCTATACAGTGTAAAAATCTCATTAATTAAATTACGGGTTATTAACTCCCCCAATTGTTACTTGGGCTGAGATATGTTTGGTTAAGATAGGCTAAACAATGGATTACATAATCCAACCTGCACAACCCTTACCTAgttttaattttttgtttaatTACCATACAAAACTAATAAAAGTTATTTGTATGGTACCTATTATTTTCAACCAAGGAAAATATATAGAATGGGCATGGGGTAATAATTCCATATTGATTCGAATTAATCCATACATTTTGACAATGCTTCTCAGTGTGGTTAAAGACCTTATAATATGATATAGTGATGGGTCATTTTGAGCTATATATTTAGCTCAAATTAGTCCAACGTTTAGATGAACTAAATTGCGCAAATCAAAATAAACTACACTAATATATAATTAAATGGATGGGTCATTAGTTCACCATACTTAGGCAGGCCAAACGGGTAATGTTCCCATTTTGCCACCCCTAAATAGGAATAATATCAAGGATCAGGGGTGAGTTTCATTGGGTTAGACAATGAGAAACAGGCACAAGGCACTTTAATTAAGGGATATAGTCATTTTATATTTAGCATTACCATTCCTCTCTTCAGCAGTATGAACCATAAAATGTTGATCTTGCATAAAATTCTGTACTATAGAGAACCCACTACAAAGTCAAATTGTAACAATATTTTTCAGGAAAAGAATAGTTAAGGGAAAAAATACTTTATGCCTTCGCACATTTGCTTAAACGTGAAGTGATGGCGACCAATTGGGTTAATCACTAGAAAACTAATAAATTCTCTTGTTAATTATCATAACTAATGCcccttaattttaaaaaaaatgacaactaatCTTAAATTAGGAATATGGGAGGAAGGTACAAATAAACAATGGGGTAGAAACATATGCCCTACATGTGAAGTTATTTTGGAGACAAAGTGAGAAAGaatgcataaaacattcacatGGCTTGACATTATCTTCTTCCACATTCCACAGCTCATCTCCCACAATATTATTCAACTTCGACATTTCCTACTATTCCATTAATTGTACCATTAATATTCCATTACCTTGTTTatatttttatatcattttttttaaaaaaatttttgTTCCCAAACATATCGAACATATAGGGTAGCTACTCACGTTGAGTGATAAATTAATTATTCCTTCTTGCCTGTAAATTCTACTTGACCTTCGATAgacctgtcaaccggttccaaccggaaccggaccgggaaccggccggttccggttccaaaaccggaatcgcctaaccggttccggttaaccggttttaaagtccaaaccggaaccggtccggtttggattggttaaaatattttttttttgttttttgtattatatatatattatagtatttatttgtgtattataggtatatttacatatgttatacaactttataattaaaatttaaatatttactgactaacagtctaacagcaagtcagcaatacagaatagtgcttttcgtacacatatatatgtataacttacatactatactctatatacttatatagttatatatatgtataacttaatatatatactaaatatatgtataacttaatatatatacttatatatatgtataacttaatatatatactatatatatgtataacttataacttaatatatatactatatatatgtataacttataacttaatatatatactatatatacatatctactatatatacaatatatacttaatatatatactatatatatttatataatatatatacttatatactatatatacttatatatgtgtataacttaatatatatagtacacttactatatatacttgtatatatgtactatatactatatatacttacttatatactatatatacttacttatatactatatatacttatatactatatatacttatatatgtgtataacttaatatatatagtatatatacttacttatatatacttgtatatatgtactatatactatatatacttacttatatactatatatacttatattcctaacttaataaaagtaaaaatatgaacacaagtaaatagaagaaagctcaatgagccatatattttattcattcttggataacatttatttgcaagttgtattttcttttaacttgcaaataatacatgagttatacaaaaatagtagaataataaaatcaccaattttgaaccatttcgttaatttcccccacatcatattcggtcatggaaatatcttcaaagtcttccatttggtccggtccactagctatcaaatcttcaatttcttcctcttcgccttgctccgcttctgagttttggttgcgtcgctccgatctaatccaatctcgaatgcacactagtacttgcaagctaaagccggataatgaatgtctatggtctccaatttgttgtcttccttggctaaatgcgctctccgaagccacggttgatacttgaaccgtaaggatatctcgagccatacTTGAAAGTAACGgcttataacaacgttgaatgtaagtaacaaaccccaaacccgagggaaaggaaaatggtaaacaatcataagctaccatttagctatttctacgcgttcttttttcttgtcatacttaaaatttctaccggttcgtgggtctattgtcatttgaatcccccccacatttgaacccgtttgttctccccaaatatccatatgtttggttctcatatgagcatttagtgtacccgttccaccatccttaccagttgcttgcttaaaactaaatacttgtgcacatagggtacatgtaactgattggttttccctatccttagtcataaatttccaaactttagttgttggcttacgagttctaggcggtttgtcttgtgtatgtgattgtgcaggacctgtatctcctatgggattttcggggggttgtgtttcatcattatcatcatctaagtcttcattaaaagtgtcggtaaaatgttgttgcattgcctcatgacctaaaagtggattatttccaccaacatcaatacctaaattaggtgtttcttccacaaatgtttcctcattaagcgcacccctaacagtacgactactactaccggcaccacgtcttaatctctttgacattattaaatagaaataatttaaatcacaatcaaataaatcacaacaaaataaattacaacaaattaaatttgctagaattaaattgcgtaaattaaatttcaaaaaataaattgctagaattaaattgcgaaaattaaagatagagttggaacgaaggtaccaaattgccgaattaatttccaacaaagcgaaggcggctagaattgcaaatccaccaaagctacttcggattgttgcaaaatcaccaactccaccaacaatattataattgcaaaattaataattgaaagttgaaactataataagactttgtggctaattattgcaaagtaactataattgagagattgagatttgagagaaagatgaagaagagtgaattgaaatgaaaatgaagaagggtttatataggggtgggggaagggttaaagtgttaaaaaaaaaaaaattgggggccaaaaattaagaaaatgaccgtttggcaacggccatttttgcaaatggaccgttgccaacggtccattaccgaggcccaacggctctttccttttttttttaattttaaccggtttaaccggtccggttccggttaaaaaatttttggaaccggaccggtaaactaatatccggttaaccggttataccggttccggttccggtttaaccggtccggttaccggttaaaaccggttacaatgaaccggttgacacctttaaCCTTCGATTTATCTTACTTATAATTAAGGATCTTATATAGACCAGAGAAGTCTCTGTAACGAAAAAAAAACTCCGTAAGAatgactactttttttttttttttttttttaaataagaccACTTTTATCGGGGAATTAGAGTTAGGCAGATCCCTACATGTATATCTATAAGGGAAGAATATTGGTAACAATTTAGAGAGAGCGTGTTACCTTGCCTCCCGGCTACCTGTGATATGAATGGGCTAAAAGAGATACTGGCGGATCCACATTGTAAGCTATGATATTTCGGTTAAATGTAGTAATTTTAGCTTAGACGTTATATATTTGTTAAGAAATTATCTAAATATGTGAAATATTAAATTGCAAACTCAATTATTAATATTTGAGGTCGCTGCTCTAGAATCTCTAAAATTCAAATCATGATTCATGAATTTACCTCTTCTAATGGATTCAAAGTATTAAGAATTTAAATTGGAAGATTTATTAGCAATTTCTTAATTTTGATATGAATTGCATAAATTTCAAGACTAAGATGTATGTGAGAATTCCTAAGAGGTCGTTTGGTTACACGGATAAGGAGAGTTATCCCTATATAATTGGGATCAAAATTTTCAGTGTTTAATCATGGATATCAGGATAAAATTTATAACAAAATATTAAAATTATCTTATCTTATATAAAAGGTGGTAGGATTATCATTCCGAATTTATAATTGGAATAACCTTACTTTAAATCAAATCCCCATAAAAATTCAGGAGCACGGATACTGGAGAATGGCAGGATCTTGCCCGCACCATTGaagtatttcttttttctttttggtttttcACCCGGTGTCCAGTACATTCAATGGAGTCCGAGTATATTCGAATTTGCGCCGCATAGGGCTCGTTTATGAGGAAAACACTCACTATCATGAATTTTTTCATACCAAGACTTGAACCTGAAACCTCTGATTAAGGGAAGAGCAGTCTCATCCGCACCATGGTACCATTGAAGTATTTAAATTCACGCGTTGATGATTTGTAAATGAGAAAGTTTATGCCTTTGACGCCCTAAAGCTGATGGTAGCATGTGATGACATATAATTTCATTGATCAAGCGGTGCTCAATAGCACGTGCATGACAGTTGTGCTTGGAAAAAAGAGCATGCACAGGAATGTTCTTTCTCAACAGTTGTGCTTGGAAAAAAGAGCATGCACAGGAATGTTCTTTCTCAATTCCTCTTAGTCCTAATGCATGTTAACTAGGGTGAGGCAATGATAATTGGCACTTCCTCTGTTCCATTTTTATATATGACCATCTTTTCTTTTCACTCCGTTAGAAAAATAAAACATttcatatttttaattaaatttttcattttattacCATTAACGCATGCCATGTTTTATAAACATATAAAAATAATATGTACTACAACATTATAAGTTCCAAAAATATTTTAATGTGCATGTTTTTATTTTCATTGACGCCAAGCTACCTCGCCTTTTGTTAGAGAAGTGAACGAAATCATTACATTCCGGTATTGGATCACTGCAATTCGAGCTAATGACATAGTAATTAGAAGCTAGTGGCAATAAAGGGAGATAGTTTTGGGGGAAAGTATTGTTTGAGTACTTGTAGTGAAGTGGTAGAAGTcagaggcggagccagaatttaaaACTCGTGGGTTCGGAGTTCTAATTCTTTTAAAGTTACtgagttctaaattaataatttatacatatttgacaacaaatttaatacaaatatatgattcggaCCAAAGCTACTGAGT carries:
- the LOC132637832 gene encoding LOB domain-containing protein 2 → MQKPSGTAACASCKHQRKKCTEKCVLAPYFPAENIREFKAVHKVFGVSNIVKIVKNLKEDVRRRAVESLIWEAFCRQKDPVLGPYGEYKRVHEELKLYKSQYQQILQVHSQGSNNNINNNGMVYEATTQGLINGWNINTKRNDNSSSLYINHDNSTVESGSSYNNKIINPLHHVQNIEKLRTESSNGSIVIVPQQQAYNEFNQQYFLAGQYNPIDSKPGESMLWEDNS